From the genome of Vicia villosa cultivar HV-30 ecotype Madison, WI linkage group LG2, Vvil1.0, whole genome shotgun sequence, one region includes:
- the LOC131646317 gene encoding paired amphipathic helix protein Sin3-like 4 → MVLETSIEFGPGQSEMINRYSIQQGAKKAMEFLNELKGRLIEDKFHEFGKALLDCRAKRIEITDFMEKAKKILEGHQDLLLRFNFFMPIGYKFKLPVEVKQSQQKKHVKMEDATSFLNKIRAKFQGVDDHIYKSCIKILIMYYKKHISFTKVCKEITTLLQHHPDLLDEFLNFLPKATSSRYVAAQNSVHGDI, encoded by the exons ATGGTTCTTGAAACGAGCATAGA GTTTGGGCCAGGGCAATCGGAGATGATAAACAGATATTCTATACAACAGGGTGCTAAAAAAGCCATGGAATTTCTCAATGAATTAAAGGGTAGATTAATTGAAGATAAGTTTCATGAGTTTGGGAAAGCCTTATTGGATTGTAGAGCAAAAAG GATTGAGATTACGGATTTCATGGAAAAAGCTAAGAAAATATTAGAGGGTCATCAAGATTTATTATTGAGATTTAACTTTTTCATGCCAATTGGATATAAGTTTAAGCTTCCAGTAGAGGTTAAACAATCTCAGCAAAAGAAGCATGTCAAAATGGAAGATGCTACAAGTTTTTTGAATAAGATAAGG GCTAAATTTCAAGGTGTTGATGACCATATTTACAAATCATGTATAAAGATATTAATTATGTATTATAAGAAGCATATATCTTTCACTAAAGTTTGCAAAGAG ATTACCACACTTTTGCAACACCATCCTGACCTTCTTGATGAGTTTCTTAATTTTCTTCCAAAAGCTACATCTTCTCGTTATGTTGCTGCTCAGAACTCAGTGCACGGAGACATATAG